The Kocuria sp. TGY1127_2 genome includes a window with the following:
- a CDS encoding aldehyde dehydrogenase family protein, translating into MSNTLYINGKWVSAQNGGTRTIVCPADGSEVGIVAEATSADTESAIAAARRAFDEGAWDATAPERGDFLLEVAQQLRERKDEFARAESLDTGKRLVESELDMDDIAACFQYYGKVAGQDAGRVVDAGDPNVSSRVVTEPVGVCGMITPWNYPLLQVAWKVAPALAAGNTFILKPAELTPHTAILLLDVLDKLGLPAGVGNLVLGAGAEAGAPLSSHPDVDLISFTGGLVTGRKIAGAAAATVKKVALELGGKNPNVIFADANFDAAVDNALNGAFVHSGQVCSAGARIVVEESIAEKFTAELVRRAENIRIGGPFDDKAETGALISEQHRQKVTDYVKAGVEEGARIRCGGEWATDGELANGYFYKPTIIDQVERGMSVVRDEAFGPVVTIETFSTEDEAVATANDTFYGLAGAVWTQDAGKAERIASRLRHGTIWINDFHPYLPQAEWGGMKQSGVGRELGLHGLGEYQETKHIYHNTAPAVTGWFSDSE; encoded by the coding sequence GTGAGCAATACGCTGTACATCAACGGCAAGTGGGTCTCCGCTCAGAATGGCGGAACCCGAACGATTGTCTGCCCGGCCGACGGTTCCGAGGTCGGAATCGTCGCGGAAGCTACGTCGGCCGACACCGAGTCGGCAATCGCGGCGGCCCGCCGTGCCTTCGACGAAGGGGCATGGGATGCCACCGCACCCGAACGTGGCGATTTCCTGCTCGAGGTCGCCCAGCAGTTGCGGGAACGCAAGGACGAATTTGCCCGCGCCGAATCCCTAGACACCGGTAAGCGGTTGGTCGAGTCGGAATTGGACATGGACGACATCGCTGCTTGTTTCCAGTACTACGGCAAGGTCGCAGGACAGGACGCGGGCCGGGTCGTGGACGCTGGCGATCCCAACGTCTCCTCGCGCGTGGTGACCGAGCCAGTGGGCGTGTGCGGCATGATCACGCCGTGGAACTACCCGTTGCTGCAGGTCGCCTGGAAGGTCGCTCCGGCGCTGGCCGCGGGCAATACGTTCATCCTCAAACCCGCCGAGTTGACTCCCCACACCGCGATTCTGCTCCTGGACGTACTGGACAAGCTCGGTCTGCCCGCGGGCGTCGGGAACCTGGTTCTGGGGGCCGGAGCCGAGGCCGGGGCACCGCTCTCCTCGCATCCGGATGTGGACCTGATTTCCTTCACGGGCGGTCTGGTGACCGGGCGCAAGATCGCCGGAGCCGCCGCCGCGACCGTCAAGAAGGTCGCATTGGAGCTGGGAGGCAAGAACCCGAATGTGATCTTCGCGGATGCGAACTTCGATGCCGCCGTGGACAATGCCCTCAATGGCGCTTTCGTGCACTCCGGCCAGGTTTGCTCCGCCGGTGCACGCATCGTCGTCGAGGAGTCGATCGCCGAGAAGTTCACCGCTGAGCTCGTCCGCCGCGCGGAGAACATCCGCATCGGCGGCCCCTTCGACGACAAGGCCGAAACCGGCGCCCTGATTTCCGAACAGCATCGCCAGAAAGTCACTGACTACGTCAAGGCCGGTGTCGAAGAAGGCGCTCGTATTCGTTGCGGTGGGGAATGGGCCACAGACGGCGAGCTGGCCAACGGCTATTTCTACAAGCCGACCATCATCGACCAGGTCGAGCGCGGGATGTCTGTGGTGCGCGACGAAGCCTTCGGGCCGGTCGTGACCATCGAGACCTTCTCCACAGAAGATGAGGCCGTGGCAACCGCGAACGACACCTTCTACGGTCTGGCGGGTGCCGTCTGGACACAGGACGCCGGCAAGGCCGAGCGCATCGCCTCGCGGTTGCGCCACGGAACCATTTGGATCAACGATTTCCACCCGTACCTGCCGCAGGCCGAATGGGGCGGAATGAAGCAGTCCGGCGTGGGCCGCGAACTTGGCCTGCACGGGCTCGGTGAGTACCAGGAGACCAAGCACATCTACCACAACACGGCCCCGGCCGTGACCGGCTGGTTCAGCGACTCCGAGTAA